GTGAACCACCTCCCCGGGTCTGCCGAGGAAAGCAGCGCGGCCGACAGATCCGCGTGGCGCCCAGACCGCCTGCGCCGGGGGATCCAATGTCTTCAGCCCGTGTTTTGAAAGATGTGAAAAGCGACCCGCTGAGTTGTTTTAGCCTGTTGCGAGAAGCATGATATCACAATGGTGGGCTGAGGTCAACACAAAAGTCGCGTGAGCGAGTAGAATTGTTTGGAATGGACATCACACGATGAGACCGACGCCCCTGGTGGAGGGGCATCACACGACGCTGGCAGAAGCGCAAGCGCACAATGACGGCGAGCCCGCGAGCAGTCTTCAACACGCCGTGGCACGAGCAGCATATCGTGACGCGGCAGGTCGGTCTATATCTCCTTGCCTATCGAGAATGCGTTCCCGAGGCACTTTCCGATTCCATAGTATTTCTGTTCTCCGGGTGCGTAGAGGAACGGCTTCAGCTTCTCGATGTCGGGAAGGCCGTTTCCTCCGAGCACGCCCTCTTCCGCCTTGACGTCGATTATCTGGCCGATGAATTCCGTGTGCAGGCCGATTTCGATGGTGTGAAGAAGCTTGCACTCCAGGACGAGGGGGAATTCCTTGCCGTATGGTGCGTCGACAAGTCGGCTCTTGACCGGCGTGATCTTCGTCGCAGAAAATTTGTCTTCTTTCTTCCCCGTCACCATTCCGTAGTAGTCGGCCTCCTTCACCTGTGTCTCGGCGAGTATGTTTATCGTGAACGCCTTTCTTGCAACGATGTTCCCGTGCGTATGCGTGGCCTTTCTCATGGAGACGGCGACGCACGGTGGGTCAGAACAGCAGATTCCTCCCCAGGCCGCGGTCATCAGGTTGGGCTTCCCTGCCTTGTCGTAC
This genomic interval from Candidatus Eisenbacteria bacterium contains the following:
- a CDS encoding flavin reductase family protein → MKKSIGAKTILYPTPVLVVGTYDKAGKPNLMTAAWGGICCSDPPCVAVSMRKATHTHGNIVARKAFTINILAETQVKEADYYGMVTGKKEDKFSATKITPVKSRLVDAPYGKEFPLVLECKLLHTIEIGLHTEFIGQIIDVKAEEGVLGGNGLPDIEKLKPFLYAPGEQKYYGIGKCLGNAFSIGKEI